One genomic segment of Terriglobia bacterium includes these proteins:
- a CDS encoding beta-lactamase family protein: protein MSLSYQSNPWLRIRRLAASVILGLCLVPLLAQAQSPGPTSSSKKTSAKKPASVSTSPATTSAPRLSVIKPETVGMSSERLAKIDAVVKEAIEHHNAPGAVVLIGHKGKIVFRKAYGNRSVEPEIRPMELSTVFDMASITKVVATATSLMILLEQGAYRLDDPVSKYLPEFAAPAKEMEPKAPSPQSATASQAPAVPSTTPTWDAADKSKITIRQLFTHFSGLKPDFNLSEKWSGYEEALRRLKTETLQSPPGTKFVYSDLNYIALGELVHKLSGSSLDMFALQHIFVPLGMRDTGFKPDASHRLRAAPTEKRAATEAYLGGKDASDPGDQIIQGEVHDPTAWRMGGVAGHAGLFSTADDLSIYCQMILNLGQFGGRHILSPLGVKTMTSNQVPAALARNVPLEPRIARGVGWDIASSYSSNRGDMFPANSFGHTGFTGTDLWIDPSTNTFLILLTNRVHPNGKGNVTELRAKVANILSASILESK from the coding sequence ATGTCATTATCATATCAAAGTAACCCCTGGTTAAGGATTCGGCGTCTTGCCGCCTCCGTTATCCTTGGCCTTTGTCTCGTGCCGCTCTTGGCTCAGGCTCAATCTCCCGGACCCACTAGCAGCTCAAAGAAGACCTCAGCGAAGAAACCAGCTTCAGTCTCCACTTCGCCGGCAACGACGAGCGCGCCCAGACTGTCCGTGATCAAGCCCGAGACCGTAGGAATGTCGAGTGAGCGGCTGGCGAAAATCGATGCGGTCGTCAAAGAAGCCATCGAGCATCACAACGCACCGGGGGCCGTCGTTCTCATCGGGCATAAGGGAAAGATCGTTTTTCGGAAGGCCTATGGGAATCGCTCCGTTGAACCCGAAATCAGGCCCATGGAGTTGTCGACGGTCTTCGACATGGCCTCAATCACTAAGGTGGTGGCCACGGCGACTTCCCTCATGATTCTGTTGGAACAGGGGGCTTACCGGCTGGATGATCCGGTATCAAAATACCTGCCGGAATTTGCAGCCCCGGCAAAAGAGATGGAACCGAAGGCTCCCTCTCCTCAATCCGCGACGGCATCTCAGGCTCCAGCGGTCCCTTCAACCACGCCCACCTGGGACGCCGCCGACAAGAGCAAGATTACGATTCGCCAGCTCTTTACACACTTCTCGGGACTTAAGCCCGATTTCAACCTCTCCGAGAAGTGGTCGGGTTACGAGGAGGCCCTCCGGCGGCTTAAAACCGAAACACTTCAGTCTCCGCCGGGAACAAAATTCGTCTACAGCGACCTCAATTACATCGCCCTGGGAGAACTGGTGCATAAGCTGTCAGGATCGTCGCTCGACATGTTCGCCCTCCAGCATATTTTTGTACCGCTTGGAATGCGCGACACCGGTTTCAAGCCTGATGCTTCACACCGCCTCCGGGCGGCGCCTACCGAGAAACGCGCCGCTACAGAAGCCTACCTGGGTGGCAAGGATGCGAGTGACCCCGGCGATCAGATCATCCAGGGTGAGGTCCATGATCCCACGGCCTGGAGAATGGGCGGCGTGGCAGGCCACGCCGGGCTGTTTTCGACGGCCGACGACCTCTCGATCTATTGCCAGATGATCCTGAACCTCGGTCAATTTGGAGGGAGACACATCTTGAGCCCGCTCGGGGTGAAAACCATGACGTCCAACCAGGTCCCTGCAGCACTTGCACGGAATGTACCCTTGGAGCCACGCATTGCTCGGGGAGTGGGCTGGGACATTGCCTCCTCTTATTCCAGCAACCGCGGGGATATGTTCCCTGCGAATTCATTCGGGCACACCGGGTTCACCGGCACGGATCTCTGGATCGACCCATCCACCAACACGTTTCTCATTCTTTTGACCAATCGCGTTCATCCCAACGGGAAAGGTAATGTCACGGAATTGCGGGCCAAAGTGGCAAATATCCTTTCCGCGTCGATCCTCGAATCAAAATGA
- a CDS encoding SpoIIE family protein phosphatase: MDFKSKRLLWVSIGGLVMASTLALIGWRMSIWNRTGWTGMIYMFDAQQSSSRMSFWGFKQGSVMAIHPGSPAEMAGIQRGDQVVKIDGIPTHDIQQLHQHMSLLKTGDVVRFTIQRGSEQRELLLSIRSPLQSREVWLALSSSLVVGITFFGIGLLVYWKKFDDRRAFVFYLMSAVTAAYFLMQPLAQLDASSTRGLMPSGALSKAELMVTLFFAFFALVVVPLLFHLTLIFPRRRPILHAYPKILRWVYGIPVAAVTGVILGTMAVALLPTNRAAIAATIVLPLLGMGALIRFSGLRRWRVEPWRQLFFSEPVAGLLLWISVEVLLVGAIGLGLRVSHTLWLKTSLGLFVPVLSGILLAIYYIVFLPVATCVVLVRSYRESGPEEKRQVKWPLWGTLTAVAGHLVISLAVVIFTLVVLLPSGRVTSYTVNASVGIIQKLLYLLIPISFAFAILKHRLMEIDLLIKRTVSYSLLTGFVLVLYFSLTGGVGLLLLKFAPIRGKWMTVASTLIVAAVFVPARSRLQHFVDRRFFRTRYDYSQALRNVSRETSESTELAPLLRSLAEHLQQALQNRAVVIFSRASGEHIFWATAKIGVPDDVLGRLRFEAQSRVLSLLEEPFLVKDKELPLEELHRLREVKSEYIVPVRLKGELLAFLSLAGKLSDAAYDREDREFLTAVAEQMAVGVYNLHLRKQTQEFAEAREIQQALLPKETPQLWGCEISSAWQPSRMVGGDYFDVLKFSDTRAALCIADVSGKGMPAALLMSNLQAAVKAFSGESVEPKELCGRVNRMICSHIAQGKFITFFYVCVDSEKKTLIYVNAGHSAPLLFRGDGSVERMEKGGAVLGVFKDWSYEQGALTLLPGDRLVLFTDGITEATNDGEQEFGESGLVDAVRPNIHMSASALQQKLMHTVTQFCLGEFQDDATLLVLAVRD, encoded by the coding sequence ATGGATTTCAAGTCCAAGCGATTGCTATGGGTAAGCATCGGAGGCCTGGTGATGGCGTCCACTCTGGCGTTGATCGGGTGGCGCATGTCGATCTGGAATCGGACAGGCTGGACAGGGATGATTTACATGTTTGACGCCCAACAGTCCAGTTCCCGGATGTCGTTTTGGGGATTCAAGCAAGGTTCCGTGATGGCCATTCATCCGGGAAGCCCCGCCGAGATGGCCGGGATTCAGCGGGGTGATCAGGTGGTAAAGATCGATGGAATTCCCACCCATGATATTCAACAACTGCACCAGCATATGAGCCTGCTGAAAACGGGAGATGTGGTTCGCTTTACCATTCAGCGGGGCAGCGAGCAGCGTGAGTTGCTCCTCTCCATTCGCAGTCCTCTTCAATCCCGGGAAGTGTGGCTTGCGTTGAGCAGCAGCCTGGTAGTCGGGATAACGTTTTTTGGGATTGGATTGCTGGTCTATTGGAAGAAGTTTGACGACCGGCGAGCGTTCGTGTTTTACCTCATGTCCGCGGTCACGGCCGCTTATTTTCTGATGCAGCCGCTGGCACAACTGGACGCGAGTTCGACGCGCGGATTGATGCCCTCCGGTGCGCTGAGCAAAGCGGAATTGATGGTGACGTTGTTCTTTGCTTTCTTCGCATTGGTTGTCGTGCCCCTGCTGTTCCATCTCACCTTGATTTTTCCCCGCCGCCGGCCCATTCTTCATGCCTACCCGAAGATCCTCAGGTGGGTGTATGGGATCCCGGTTGCCGCGGTCACCGGAGTCATCCTGGGAACGATGGCAGTGGCACTGCTCCCGACCAACCGGGCTGCCATCGCAGCCACGATAGTGTTGCCACTGCTTGGAATGGGTGCCCTCATCCGGTTCAGTGGCCTGCGCCGCTGGCGGGTCGAGCCATGGAGGCAACTCTTTTTTTCGGAGCCGGTCGCCGGATTGCTTTTGTGGATTAGTGTGGAGGTTCTGCTGGTGGGGGCAATCGGACTGGGCCTGCGGGTTTCTCATACCTTGTGGCTTAAGACCTCGCTGGGCCTCTTCGTGCCTGTGCTCTCCGGGATACTCCTTGCGATTTATTATATCGTGTTCCTGCCTGTCGCCACCTGTGTCGTTCTGGTGCGAAGCTATCGTGAGAGCGGGCCGGAAGAGAAGAGACAGGTGAAATGGCCCCTGTGGGGGACCCTCACGGCCGTCGCGGGCCATCTGGTTATTTCGCTCGCGGTGGTCATTTTCACGCTGGTGGTGCTTTTGCCCTCGGGCCGGGTCACCAGCTATACGGTCAACGCCTCTGTGGGGATCATTCAGAAGTTGCTCTACTTGTTGATTCCCATCTCTTTCGCGTTTGCGATTCTCAAGCATCGGCTAATGGAGATCGATCTCCTCATTAAGCGGACCGTGAGTTACTCCCTGCTCACAGGATTCGTTCTGGTGCTCTATTTTTCCTTGACAGGCGGAGTGGGATTGTTGCTGCTGAAGTTTGCGCCCATCCGGGGCAAGTGGATGACGGTGGCCTCCACGCTGATCGTCGCGGCGGTTTTTGTGCCGGCGCGCAGCCGCCTGCAACATTTTGTGGACCGGCGCTTTTTCCGCACCCGATATGATTACTCCCAAGCCTTGAGGAACGTCAGCCGCGAAACGTCGGAGAGTACCGAGTTGGCTCCCCTGCTGCGTTCCCTGGCGGAACATCTTCAGCAAGCGCTGCAGAACCGGGCGGTGGTCATATTCTCGCGGGCCTCGGGCGAGCATATTTTTTGGGCGACAGCAAAGATCGGAGTCCCCGACGATGTCCTGGGACGATTGAGATTTGAGGCACAGAGCCGTGTCTTGTCGCTCTTGGAGGAACCCTTCCTCGTCAAGGATAAAGAACTCCCTTTGGAGGAGCTGCACCGGCTGCGCGAGGTGAAGAGCGAGTACATTGTTCCGGTACGCTTGAAGGGGGAACTGCTCGCTTTCCTCAGCCTTGCGGGCAAGCTGTCGGACGCCGCCTACGACCGCGAGGATCGGGAGTTTCTAACCGCAGTGGCGGAGCAAATGGCAGTAGGGGTGTACAACCTGCACCTGCGAAAGCAGACCCAGGAATTCGCCGAGGCGCGGGAAATCCAGCAGGCGCTGCTGCCCAAGGAGACCCCACAACTGTGGGGGTGTGAAATCTCCAGCGCCTGGCAACCCTCGCGCATGGTGGGCGGCGATTATTTCGATGTCTTGAAGTTCAGCGATACCCGGGCAGCTCTCTGCATCGCGGATGTTTCCGGCAAAGGGATGCCGGCCGCGTTGTTGATGTCGAATCTACAGGCCGCCGTCAAGGCGTTTTCAGGTGAATCGGTCGAGCCAAAGGAACTGTGTGGCCGAGTCAATCGCATGATCTGCAGTCATATCGCGCAGGGAAAGTTCATCACCTTCTTCTACGTGTGCGTCGATTCGGAAAAGAAGACCCTCATTTATGTGAATGCGGGCCACAGTGCCCCTCTCCTGTTCCGGGGCGATGGATCGGTCGAACGGATGGAAAAGGGTGGCGCCGTTCTGGGAGTATTCAAGGATTGGAGTTACGAACAGGGGGCGCTCACGCTCCTCCCGGGAGATCGCCTGGTCTTGTTCACCGATGGCATCACGGAAGCTACCAATGATGGAGAACAGGAATTCGGTGAATCAGGATTGGTGGATGCGGTCCGGCCCAATATCCACATGAGCGCCTCCGCCCTGCAACAGAAATTGATGCACACGGTGACGCAGTTCTGCCTTGGAGAATTCCAGGACGACGCCACCTTGCTGGTCCTGGCCGTCCGCGACTGA
- a CDS encoding sigma-70 family RNA polymerase sigma factor yields the protein MRKRGDKTVISGPNGAIAPGLDREQLDSLFSATYEELRRLAASVRSGDPAATLNPTALVHGAWLKLAKSPGFVVTSRLHFKRIAARAMRQLLVEAARRRGSHKRGGAGQAVVVTFDEALSQPACCEEDMLRLDIALDELARLNPRHAVMVESRFFAGLDVSETAELLEVSEATILRDWRVARAWLAHELHKGR from the coding sequence ATGCGCAAACGCGGAGACAAAACCGTCATTTCCGGACCGAATGGCGCTATAGCGCCGGGGCTCGATCGCGAACAGCTGGATTCGCTGTTCAGCGCCACCTATGAGGAGTTGCGCCGCCTCGCCGCCTCGGTGCGGAGTGGCGATCCCGCAGCGACCTTGAATCCCACCGCGCTGGTGCATGGAGCGTGGCTCAAGCTGGCGAAGTCCCCCGGCTTTGTCGTCACCTCCCGGCTCCACTTCAAGCGGATCGCCGCGCGGGCCATGCGACAGCTTCTGGTCGAAGCAGCCCGACGGCGCGGTTCACACAAGCGGGGCGGAGCAGGCCAGGCCGTTGTTGTCACCTTTGACGAGGCACTCAGCCAGCCGGCCTGTTGCGAAGAGGACATGTTGCGGCTCGACATCGCGCTCGATGAACTGGCGCGTCTCAACCCCCGCCATGCCGTCATGGTAGAGAGCCGATTCTTTGCGGGGCTTGACGTCAGCGAGACTGCGGAATTGCTGGAGGTATCCGAAGCCACAATTCTCCGCGACTGGCGGGTGGCCAGGGCCTGGCTGGCGCATGAACTTCACAAGGGTCGGTAA
- a CDS encoding NCS2 family permease translates to MLGRMLDTFFKLTENRTTVRTELLGGATTFVTMAYIIVVNPAILKFAGIPAGPSTVATILAAVFGCLLMGLYANRPIAVAPYMGENAFIAYGLTAMGIGWQLSLGAVFVSGVGFTLITLLRIRSWLANSISVSMKHSFAVGIGLFLAFIGMYETGIVTSAVAGMPPQALLAANATGLRAPDVPLKIGNLVDPLVLLAIFGFLLTVTLLYRKVRGAILLGIGVTAVLGYFLHLGHAPQAVVTLPFTGEYSLSSIAFKLDIAGVLRLSFLPVLLTLFLMGFLDTLGTLVGVGAAGGLVDEKGNFPKIEQPMMVDAVSCMFSALIGTTTSGAYIESATGIREGARTGLAAVTTGLLFAASLFFVPLLEPLQQLKYAYGPALIAVGVLMVRSITKIDFEDLTEWVPAFATVVMMLFTYNIGNGLTAGLVLYPVLKLLSGRGRELNWGSVVLGLLCAVYYVFGMPH, encoded by the coding sequence ATGCTGGGCCGCATGTTGGATACCTTCTTCAAGCTCACGGAAAATCGCACGACCGTTCGCACGGAACTGCTCGGCGGAGCCACCACCTTCGTCACGATGGCCTACATCATCGTGGTCAATCCCGCCATTTTGAAATTCGCCGGAATCCCCGCGGGGCCGAGCACGGTCGCAACCATCCTGGCCGCTGTATTCGGCTGTCTGCTCATGGGGCTCTATGCGAACCGGCCAATCGCCGTTGCCCCGTACATGGGCGAGAACGCCTTCATCGCCTACGGGCTCACCGCCATGGGGATCGGCTGGCAGCTGTCCCTGGGGGCGGTCTTCGTGAGCGGCGTGGGGTTCACGCTGATCACGCTCTTAAGAATCCGCTCCTGGCTGGCGAATTCAATCTCGGTCAGCATGAAGCACAGCTTCGCCGTGGGAATCGGGTTGTTCCTCGCCTTCATCGGAATGTATGAAACCGGCATCGTGACCAGCGCGGTCGCCGGTATGCCTCCGCAGGCCCTGCTCGCGGCGAATGCGACTGGACTGCGGGCTCCCGATGTTCCATTGAAAATCGGCAATCTCGTCGATCCCCTGGTGCTCTTAGCGATTTTTGGATTTCTGCTGACGGTGACCCTGCTGTATCGAAAGGTGCGCGGAGCGATTCTCCTGGGAATCGGGGTGACAGCGGTCCTTGGTTATTTCCTGCATCTTGGCCATGCGCCCCAAGCGGTGGTCACCCTCCCGTTCACCGGTGAGTATTCGCTCAGTTCGATTGCCTTCAAGCTGGATATTGCGGGAGTGCTCCGGCTGAGTTTTCTTCCCGTCTTGCTGACCCTTTTCCTGATGGGGTTTCTGGACACGCTGGGAACACTCGTGGGGGTGGGCGCCGCCGGGGGCCTGGTGGACGAAAAGGGAAATTTCCCTAAGATCGAACAGCCGATGATGGTGGATGCCGTCTCCTGTATGTTCAGCGCCCTGATCGGCACCACTACCAGCGGGGCATATATTGAATCCGCAACGGGCATCCGCGAGGGCGCTCGCACCGGCCTGGCTGCGGTGACGACCGGCTTGTTGTTTGCAGCTTCACTCTTTTTTGTCCCTTTGCTGGAGCCCTTGCAACAACTCAAGTACGCGTATGGACCGGCCCTGATTGCCGTTGGAGTCCTGATGGTCCGCTCCATCACAAAGATCGATTTTGAAGATTTGACGGAATGGGTGCCGGCTTTTGCGACGGTCGTGATGATGCTGTTCACCTATAACATCGGGAACGGACTGACGGCGGGTTTGGTCCTATATCCTGTACTCAAGCTTCTCTCGGGCCGGGGCAGGGAACTGAATTGGGGGTCGGTGGTGCTTGGCCTGCTGTGTGCCGTTTACTATGTGTTTGGGATGCCACACTGA
- a CDS encoding peptidyl-prolyl cis-trans isomerase: MKILRLLLTALCLVTLGSVLTAGANGSAEPAPKNPLVVLQTSMGDIKIELYPDRAPITVKNFLEYARIGFYNGTIFHRVMRGFVIQGGGVTPDLKEKATRAPIKNEAANGLLNDRGTLSMAREEEPDTATAQFFINLVDNNRLNHHGSSNRAMGYAVFGKVMEGMDVVDKIGTTPTKAVNPEYANVPMTPIVLKSVKIISE, encoded by the coding sequence ATGAAAATTCTTCGATTATTGCTGACAGCGCTCTGCCTTGTCACTCTTGGGTCTGTTCTTACCGCAGGAGCCAACGGATCTGCGGAGCCCGCTCCCAAAAACCCGCTGGTTGTCCTGCAGACCTCCATGGGAGACATCAAGATCGAACTCTATCCCGATAGAGCTCCGATTACGGTGAAGAACTTTCTCGAATACGCGAGGATCGGCTTTTACAACGGGACCATTTTTCACCGGGTCATGCGGGGGTTTGTGATCCAGGGTGGAGGGGTGACACCGGATCTCAAGGAAAAGGCGACGCGGGCCCCGATCAAGAACGAAGCCGCCAATGGCCTGCTCAACGACCGTGGAACCCTATCCATGGCCCGTGAAGAAGAGCCCGACACCGCTACGGCGCAGTTTTTCATCAACCTCGTCGACAACAACAGGTTGAACCATCATGGAAGCTCCAATCGGGCGATGGGTTATGCGGTCTTTGGAAAGGTGATGGAAGGAATGGATGTAGTCGATAAGATTGGAACGACTCCGACCAAGGCAGTGAACCCGGAATACGCGAACGTCCCCATGACCCCGATCGTCTTGAAGTCAGTCAAGATTATTTCCGAGTAA
- a CDS encoding FAD-dependent oxidoreductase, translated as MYLPGTRLSICVTEGSKPVEGVVRRIKPLECVIEIEVALQAHQPAAIAHSKVGDFFVSITPSGPHDNDFELGVEGFRYSDLYQPDRLKALAEMFFAGVADKNPTLAKDFAAYSECQGRGMTPLSESNLILHMAPYLSVFLARLFHVDTARERMIEEAQEEQSIFEYKFFVQRRAGKKHKADQLAQLDFSRLDLQVDFLRQSAFPQTLNKKDPELGFALMVGELLRLEKLASAALSTKEDLGPEDRARIHALRRALQSNSQATALFSGIPGVESKQNSIEQDAEFLHGLIVLTEDWSAAVAHDPRGKIKTRDWVSFKRPENLDYQHLVRVAQPRPEMGELFTGPEEKLRRRDGFKLTDPRYSSKQVYSEVDYCIYCHERDKDSCSKGFEEKTGGYKKNPLGIPLAGCPLNEKISEAHLLKKAGDSLAALAAVVIDNPMLPGTGHRICNDCMKSCIFQKQEPVNIPQAETGILTDVLGLPYGFEIYTLLTRWNPLNVKRPYALPYNGKNVLVVGLGPAGYTLAHYLLNEGFGVVGIDGLKIEPLPRSLTGDADHLPTPIADWKAVYHQLDQRILEGFGGVSEYGITVRWDKNFLTLLHLALSRRHKFRIHGGIRFGGTLTIEDAWEFGFHHIAIATGAGKPTQVGMKNSLIRGVRMASDFLMALQLTGAFKRNVLANLQVQMPALVIGGGLTAIDTATELMAYYPIQVEKFLDHYETLVAEYGEDRILSMYDSEEREIAGRFIEHGRAVRAERRRALEAHEEPDFVPLVRQWGGVSLCYRKSIVDSPAYRLNHEEIIKSLEEGIYFIERVSPVEALTNQHGSLDGVVFERQTLNEKGKWTGTGENVNLPARTLMVAAGTNPNIIYERERPGTFELDERREFFKGYHLKSGSGNGVGPSNREEKEFELVAGEDAGVPAFFTSYSSAAPDGSGEGRYITYYGDNHPVFEGNVVKAMASAKQGYPHIVKVFEKHMKTLTPEGQPQREPGFKRLIDRLDEELIPRVVNVHRLTPTIVEVIVHAPMQARKFQPGQFFRLQNYEVDSPKIDESTLMMEGLALTGAWVNREKGLLSMIVLEMGVSSRLCATLKPGQQVVVMGPTGTPTVIPRNETVLLAGGGLGNAVLFSIAKALKENGCRVIYFAGYKKKEDFYKREEIESACDQVVYSVDQGEMIDTLRPQDRSFRGNIVQAMKHYAEGSLEPEHGTPLFNFHGIQRIIAIGSDRMMGAVKVARRSVLCDYLTPGHTAIASINSPMQCMMKEVCAQCLQMHVDPQSGEPTGPVFSCFNQDQPMDEVDFKNLNDRLRQNTVQEKLGNLWFEHLIKKRPELILI; from the coding sequence ATGTACTTGCCGGGGACGCGGCTTTCCATCTGCGTGACTGAGGGAAGCAAACCCGTGGAGGGTGTCGTCCGGCGAATCAAACCTCTGGAATGCGTGATCGAAATTGAGGTGGCCCTTCAGGCGCACCAGCCCGCAGCCATCGCCCATTCAAAAGTGGGCGATTTTTTTGTCTCCATCACGCCTTCCGGTCCGCACGATAACGATTTTGAGTTGGGAGTGGAGGGCTTTCGCTATTCCGATCTCTACCAGCCTGACCGGCTGAAGGCTTTGGCCGAAATGTTCTTTGCAGGGGTCGCCGACAAGAATCCGACCCTGGCCAAGGACTTCGCGGCCTATTCTGAATGCCAGGGCCGTGGGATGACTCCCCTCTCGGAATCCAATTTGATTCTCCACATGGCCCCTTATCTCAGTGTCTTTCTGGCGCGCCTGTTCCATGTGGATACCGCGCGGGAACGGATGATCGAGGAGGCACAAGAAGAGCAATCCATTTTTGAGTACAAGTTCTTTGTCCAGAGGCGTGCCGGCAAGAAACATAAAGCGGACCAACTGGCCCAGTTGGATTTTTCAAGGCTAGACCTGCAGGTCGATTTCCTTCGTCAATCGGCCTTTCCTCAGACTTTAAATAAGAAAGATCCTGAACTCGGATTTGCGCTGATGGTGGGCGAGCTTCTAAGATTGGAGAAGCTGGCTTCAGCCGCGCTGTCCACGAAGGAGGATCTGGGACCAGAAGACAGAGCGCGAATTCATGCCCTCCGGCGAGCGCTCCAATCCAATTCCCAGGCAACTGCGTTGTTCTCAGGAATTCCTGGCGTCGAATCGAAGCAGAATTCGATTGAGCAAGACGCTGAGTTTTTACACGGTTTGATTGTATTGACCGAAGACTGGTCTGCCGCCGTGGCACACGATCCCCGCGGAAAAATTAAGACCAGGGACTGGGTGTCTTTCAAGCGTCCTGAAAATCTTGACTACCAACACCTTGTCAGGGTCGCTCAACCCCGGCCCGAGATGGGGGAGCTATTCACAGGCCCGGAGGAGAAGCTGCGGCGACGCGACGGCTTCAAATTGACGGACCCCCGTTATTCTTCGAAGCAGGTTTATTCAGAGGTGGACTATTGCATTTACTGCCACGAACGCGACAAGGACTCGTGTTCAAAAGGATTTGAGGAAAAGACGGGAGGGTATAAGAAGAATCCCCTTGGAATTCCACTGGCCGGCTGCCCGCTCAATGAAAAGATCTCGGAGGCTCACCTGCTGAAGAAGGCCGGCGACTCGCTGGCCGCTCTTGCCGCGGTCGTGATCGACAATCCGATGCTTCCCGGTACGGGACACCGCATTTGCAACGACTGCATGAAGAGCTGCATCTTCCAGAAGCAGGAACCAGTGAATATCCCCCAGGCCGAAACGGGGATCCTCACCGATGTTCTGGGCCTGCCTTACGGATTCGAGATCTACACGCTTCTGACCCGCTGGAACCCCCTCAACGTGAAGCGGCCTTATGCCCTGCCCTACAATGGCAAGAACGTTTTGGTGGTTGGACTGGGCCCTGCGGGCTACACCCTCGCCCACTACCTCTTGAATGAAGGTTTTGGAGTCGTCGGCATTGATGGGTTGAAGATTGAGCCGTTGCCTCGAAGTCTGACCGGAGATGCGGATCATTTGCCCACGCCGATCGCGGACTGGAAGGCGGTCTATCATCAACTGGACCAGCGGATCCTGGAGGGCTTTGGCGGCGTCAGTGAATACGGTATCACGGTGCGGTGGGATAAGAATTTTCTCACCCTGCTGCATTTGGCGCTCTCGCGCCGCCACAAGTTTCGCATCCATGGCGGCATACGCTTTGGCGGGACGCTGACCATCGAAGATGCGTGGGAGTTTGGCTTCCATCACATTGCAATCGCCACGGGGGCAGGCAAGCCCACCCAGGTCGGCATGAAGAACAGCCTCATCCGCGGGGTGCGAATGGCCAGTGATTTTCTCATGGCGCTTCAGTTGACCGGGGCATTTAAGCGGAATGTGTTGGCCAATCTTCAGGTCCAGATGCCCGCCCTCGTCATTGGTGGCGGGTTGACTGCGATCGACACCGCTACGGAGCTGATGGCGTACTATCCGATCCAGGTGGAAAAGTTCCTCGACCATTATGAAACTCTGGTGGCGGAATACGGCGAGGATAGAATCCTCTCAATGTACGATTCGGAAGAACGCGAAATTGCAGGACGGTTCATCGAGCATGGGCGGGCCGTCAGGGCCGAGCGGCGACGGGCACTCGAAGCTCACGAAGAGCCTGACTTTGTTCCCCTGGTGCGGCAGTGGGGAGGCGTTTCGCTCTGTTACCGCAAGTCCATCGTTGACTCTCCCGCCTATCGATTGAACCACGAGGAAATCATCAAGTCTCTTGAAGAAGGCATCTACTTTATCGAACGCGTTTCCCCGGTCGAAGCCCTCACCAATCAACATGGCTCACTCGACGGCGTGGTCTTTGAGCGGCAGACCTTGAATGAGAAGGGGAAATGGACGGGAACTGGAGAAAACGTGAATCTGCCGGCCCGGACCTTGATGGTGGCCGCCGGCACCAACCCCAACATCATCTATGAGAGGGAGCGTCCCGGAACTTTTGAGCTCGATGAACGAAGGGAGTTCTTCAAGGGCTATCACCTCAAGTCCGGGTCCGGCAATGGTGTTGGCCCCTCGAATAGAGAGGAAAAGGAATTCGAGCTGGTCGCAGGAGAAGACGCAGGGGTCCCGGCCTTTTTTACATCCTATTCCAGCGCGGCGCCGGACGGGTCGGGAGAGGGACGTTATATCACCTATTACGGCGACAATCACCCCGTCTTTGAAGGCAACGTCGTCAAGGCGATGGCCTCCGCGAAGCAGGGTTACCCGCATATTGTGAAGGTCTTCGAGAAACATATGAAGACCTTGACCCCCGAAGGGCAGCCCCAACGGGAGCCGGGTTTCAAAAGACTGATCGACCGACTCGATGAGGAGCTGATTCCCCGGGTGGTCAATGTCCACCGGCTGACCCCGACCATCGTTGAAGTGATCGTCCATGCGCCGATGCAGGCCAGGAAATTTCAACCGGGACAGTTTTTCCGGTTACAGAACTATGAAGTGGACAGTCCGAAGATTGACGAGTCCACCCTGATGATGGAAGGACTGGCGCTCACGGGAGCCTGGGTGAACCGCGAGAAGGGTCTGCTCTCCATGATCGTTCTGGAGATGGGAGTCAGCTCCCGCCTCTGCGCCACCCTCAAGCCGGGACAGCAGGTCGTGGTGATGGGACCTACCGGAACCCCGACCGTGATTCCACGAAATGAGACCGTGCTGCTCGCGGGCGGCGGACTGGGGAACGCGGTCCTCTTCTCGATCGCCAAGGCGCTCAAGGAGAATGGATGTCGCGTCATTTATTTCGCCGGGTACAAGAAGAAGGAAGATTTTTACAAACGAGAGGAAATCGAGTCCGCCTGCGACCAGGTGGTCTATAGCGTGGACCAGGGGGAGATGATTGACACGCTCCGGCCCCAGGATCGGAGCTTCCGGGGCAATATCGTTCAGGCCATGAAGCACTATGCCGAGGGGTCGTTGGAGCCCGAGCATGGCACGCCCTTGTTTAATTTCCATGGCATCCAACGCATCATCGCCATCGGCAGTGATCGCATGATGGGGGCTGTCAAAGTCGCCCGGCGAAGCGTGCTGTGCGATTACCTCACCCCGGGCCACACCGCCATCGCTTCCATTAATTCCCCGATGCAGTGCATGATGAAGGAAGTGTGCGCCCAGTGCCTGCAGATGCACGTCGACCCGCAGTCCGGTGAACCGACGGGCCCGGTCTTCTCCTGCTTCAATCAGGACCAGCCCATGGATGAAGTCGATTTCAAGAATCTGAATGACCGGCTTCGCCAGAATACGGTGCAAGAGAAGCTGGGCAATCTGTGGTTTGAACATCTGATCAAGAAGCGACCCGAATTGATTTTGATCTGA